The Paenibacillus mucilaginosus 3016 genome includes the window CCCCGGATTCCACTCATGGGCACATTCCGGGCAGATCAGCAGAGTTCCGTCTTCGTACGTGTATTCGGAATTGCATTGGGGACAGTTCGGCAGGACCGCCATGGTATCACTTCTCCATTCATGACTTCGTTACGGGATTGCTCAGGACCTGGTCCTCGATAAATTGGGTGAGCTGACGGACACAGCTGCGGATATACTTGCTGTCGTCAAACAGCTTGCTCAGCATAAGGCCGCCCTCGATCACCGCGATCATATAGCTGCTTACTTCCTCCGGAGACAGTTCTTTGTTGAACTCTTCATTCTCCATGCCTTCGATAAGGATAGAGGACAGCTTCCGGATAAACACCGTCATGGCCTGCCGGGCCCGTTCTTTCAGCAGCGGATGCGCGTCATCGCTCTCCACGGCGGTATTCAGCAAGGGGCAGCCCCCCTCCAGGGAGCTGCGTTCGATCAGATCGATATACACTTGGCCTATCGCAAGCAGCTTCTCTTTGGAGGTCGCCGCGCTTCCCAGCGCTTCGGACAGCAGCCCCTGGATCTGCCCAAACGAATAATCGAAAGCGGCCAGAGCAATCTCGTCTTTATTCTCAAAATGATTGTAGATTCCGCCCTTGCGCATACCGCAGCGCTCCATAATATCGGATAAGGAAGCTCCGGTGTAGCCCTTGGTATTAAATAAAACCGCCGATTCGCGTATGATATGCTCTTTCGTCATTTGGCCTTTGCGCAAGATGGCCCCCCTCCCCCGTTGCCCAAGATAAACGGCTTCGCCGTCCTTTGATGACAGTGCGCAAATTGTTCAAAACAAACCGATTGGTCTTAACGTATCATACCACGGCTGCGCAAAACAAGCTTGGAAACCTCTGTCCACCGCTTGTAAAAAATAGGTTGCGGTCCGGCTGCCGATCTGTTACTTTTAAAAATGTACGACCGGTCGGTTTTTATTTGTTAGTTACATAAGCTGGGAGGATGCTGTTCATGCCGCTTACAATCCAACATATCCGTAACGCCACGTCGCTGATCACCCTGAACGGGAAAGTGATTCTTGTCGACCCTATGCTGAGTGCTGCCGGGGAGCTTCCCCCTGTTCCTTTTACAAGAAGCTTACGACGCAATCCCATCACGCCTCTTCCCGTCCCTTTATCCGCTTTTGAGAAGATTGATGCCATTCTTCTGACGCATGTCCACTTTGACCACTTCGATCAAACGGCCAAGAACGTGCTGCCCAAGGATATCCCCCTGTTCTGCCAGCCAGCCGACCGCAAACAAGCGGAGTCCTGCGGCTTCCGCAGCGTTCACCCTATTGAAGATGCTCAGGAGTGGTGCGGAATCAACTTCAAGCGGATCCGCGGCCAGCATGCGAAGGGGATCGTGTCCAAGCTGCTCGGCCCCGTATCCGGGTTCATCCTCAGCACACCGGGCGAAGGCTCCCTGTACATCGTGGGGGACTGCATCCTGACGGAGGAGATCCGCCGGACTGTCGAACAGTACCGGCCTGACGTTTGTCTCGTCAATGCCCCCCGGGCCCAGATGCTGCTCGGATCCATTATCACCATGACCCCGCAGGATATCGTGAAGATCCTGGAGCTGTCCCCGGCCTCCCGCATTGTAGCCGTCCATATGGAAGCCATAAGTCATTGCACGTTAACGAGAAAAGATTTGTCCCGGTACCTCGAAGCCCATCATGCAGCCGAATCGGTAATGATTCCCGAAGACGGCGAATTCCTGTATTTCTGACGGAGCTTCGCCGGTCTCTTTGTCAAGATGCCGTTCCCTTTAGCCCGCTGTTACATACCTTAGGGTATACAGATTACGTCAATCGGGTAAGGGGAGCCGTATCGTGAAAGCAAACCCTCGTTACTCTCGATCCGGGCAGGGCGTCTCCGTGATTACCTGCACGAATCGGGCAAGTTATATCGTGAACCTGTTCAGAAACTATCTGCGCCAGCGTCACCCGAAAAAGGAGCTTATCATCGTGGTCAATCACGATCGTATTCCTCTTTCGGCTTACCGGAAGCTGGCGGGCAGGCTGCGCAATATCCGGATCTACCGCGTGCCCCAGCACCGGTCTCTGGGTGCATGCCTCAACTACGCCGTGAAAAAAGCACAATACCGCTATATAGCCAAATTGGACGATGACGATTATTACGCCCCCTATTATTTGACGGACAGCCTCCGGGCCATGACTCGAACCAAGGCCGATATCGTCGGCAAACGGGCCCATTATATGTACCTGCGCGGGTCGAAGACACTCATTCTGCGGTTCGCCCAAGATGAACACCGACCCGTTACTCGGCTGCCAGGTGCCACGCTGTTCTTCAAACGGGACGTATGGAAAAGGGTGCCCTTTCCAAACCGAAGTATCGGCGAGGACGACCTGTTTTGTGTTAGAAGCAGGAAAAAAGGGTTCAAGGTGTATTCTGCCGGGAAATACAACTTTGTCGCCGTCCGCCGCAAAAACTCGGCCAACCACACATGGATCATCAGCGATAGAACACTGCTTACCCACCATAGAAGAGTGCCCCATGTCCGGAATTACAAACGGTTTGTACAGAGAAAGCCGAAGGCCTTCCGGCCATGATCACGGGCAGACGGAGCAGACAGGGCAGGGGTATCGGTCCTTACCTGCTCCTGCTGCTTGCCAGGCAGGCCCGCGCAATTCCGGTGCGGCGGTTCATCCGGCGGTTCCTCAGTCGGGGCTGGTCGGAAGTTGGTGTGCTTGTGTGATATGAAAAAAGCTGCCCAAAGGGAGGATTTATCCCCTTAGAGCAGCTTTTGGTCTTACATGGATGGCTTGTACTGCCGTCTCGTCATTCGTTACTCAGCAGATGCTTCGGACTGAAGCACACCCGCCCGTGCCTTGACGATCGCCGGTACTTTCTTCGTCTCGTCCACAGAGGTCACCAGCGTCGGCTTCCAGCTGACAGCCTGCAGTCCGCCGTAGCTCTTCGCAATCTCTACGGCCGTGCCGTTGAGCATCGATCCCACGTCCGTGAACTGGGTGCCCTTGCTGACCTGAATGAGCGCCGCAGGCTGGGTACCCGCATCATTGACGAAGTAGTTGTTCTCCGCATAGATCTGCGACTGGTAACCTACTCCGAGCGAATAGACATAAGGATTATTCGGATGCTGGAACGATCCTTCGTAGTAGTTGTTATATACGTGCACTTGGCCATAACGCACGCGCGGAACACGCTGTCCGGTATTTTGGAAATAGTTATGGTGAAGCGTCACTCTCAGCCTGCCGGCATCGCCGGCCGCTTCATCGCTTCCGCCGATCAGCGATGTTTTGTCATGATCGTGGAAGTGGTTGTACGATACCGTCACCAGGTCGGATGCGTTCGTGATATCCACCGTGCCGTCATGCTGCTGATACTTGCGTCCGAAATACGTATGGCTTGGATCATCCAGACCGCCGGCATCGCTGAAGACGTTGTGGTCGATCCAGACGTGCGTGGACCCTTTGACCGAGATGCTGTCATAAGCGGAGTTCCAGTTGCCGGACTCTCCATCCGTCGGGTCCCACTGCGGGAAGTGATCGAACGTATTCTCGAACTGGATGTTGCGGATGATGACGTTGTCCACTTTGTCCAGATTCAGGCTGCCCCCGAGAATCTTCGCGTTCGACCCCGGAAGACCCACAATTGTAGTGTTCGAGCCGACCGTGACCTTAATTCGGCTGCCTTGGTTCGCCTGCGATTTGGCGCGCGCGTCCTCAAGCGGACCGGTCGGGGTGTTCTTGCCCCATACGGCCGGGTCATACGTCTTCAGGTATGCTTCGAAATCATACGCCGGATCCTCATAGAACTCGCGGCCCACCGGATTGTTGTTATCATCCACATTCATATCGATCGTGCCTTGAACGTAAATGATCTTCGGCGTATTGCCCGCTGCCGCTTTGACAAGCTCGCTCCGATTGCTTACTACGAAGATATTGTCCGCATTGGCTGCAGATCCGCCGGTCGTGCCTGTTGTATAAGAGGCCCAGCCGTCATTGGCCGCCAGTACCTCCCGGCCGATCTCCGTGCTGCCCGTATTCACTACGCTGATTCGCAGCGGCACGGAGATGCCTTCATACTGGAAGGTGAGCACAGCCGTCCCTTCCGGAAGACCGGAGAGGTAAGACTTCCGGATGACATAGCCGCTGCCCGTCGCTTTATAAGCCGACTCATCGAGCACCGTCTCGCCGTTCTTCACACTCGTCAGGGTATACCCGCTGCCATTGCGTACGGTTACATAGAGATCGTTCGCTTTGCTCTTGTCGAAGCTGGCGTACGCTGCCGAGATGGCTGGTCCATACTGCACCTTCGGCATATAGACCGGTGTGGACGGATCCCAGCCGTCGAACATGGACGGAATCGTCACGCTTGCTTCCAGACCCGTAAGCTGTGTGGCCATGGTTCTTGCACTTGCATTCGCGCCCGGGCCGTAGCTGTTGTATTCGGAGAAGTAGCTCGTTTTGCAGGTGCCTGCGCACGCCGCAACCCATCCGCCCGGAAGGAACTTCTTCGAGTCGATGAGCGTATTGACGAAGCTGACCCTCGCATAGTCCTTCCATGGACGGCCGAGGTCATACGCACCCTGCGCCGATGCGTCGTCAATGACCTGCGAATGGAGGAACAGATACCCTTTGTCCGTTACATTCTTCTGGGCTCCCGCCGTAATATGGCCGCCGCCGCCCGTATGGCTGACAAGCACCATTTTGACATTATCCATCACGACCGCCGGGGCTTCACCAAAAATAAAGTCGACGTCGCCTTCAATGATGCTGTTGTGGAAATACTGTCGGCCCTGACCCTTGGCGTTCAGGCCGTTGTACAGCGTATCCTGGTAGCCCTTCAGTCTCACGGATTCAAAGACCGCCATATCGCTCTTCAGCGACAGGGCAACGGCCTGTGCCACCTGGGAGCGGGGACCGGAGCTGTTCTCGATGGTCAGGTTCGCCGCAGTGAAATAATCTGCATTGACTTCCACCGTCTGGCTCAGGAACGTGTTGCCGGTATGGCCCGGCTTGCCTGTGGTTGCGGAGGTGCCGGCATAATCGCCGTATACGATCGTCGTCACATCCATGCCCGCACCGACCAGGCTGACATAAGGCCGCGTGACCTTCAGCTTCTCGGTATAGGTTCCCGGCGCGATCGAGATGACCGTTCTCACGCTGTTATCGGCCGGAATGGCATCGACGGCGCTTTGAATGGTGTTGAATACGGTGGCTCCGTCAGCCGCCGCCTGCTTGTCCACGGTCAGTACCTTGGCCGGCAGCGCAGCAATCACGTCACTCTCCGGTCCTTCCCCCTTGGCCTTCGCCGCGGAGACCGTGTAATAATACGTCGTGCCGTTGGTTACTGCCTTATCCTGATAGGCTGCTGTGCTGGTGACAGCAATCGTCGTATAGGTTCCGTTCGGGCTGTCCGCCCTCTTCACGTTATATGTCTTGGCTCCGGCTACCGGATTCCAGCTCAGCGTCACTTCCCCATCATTGGCCGCGGCCCTCAGTCCGGCCGGCTTCGACGGTGCCCCTGAAATCAGGGCGGCATGCTTCACACGCAGCTGGTTGGAGATCCGGCTCTCCTGCAGATCATTGGCCGCAGTCACCACGTAGAAGTAAGTTCTGCCGGCTTCAGCCGTCGCATCGGTATAGCTTTTCTCAGTTACCGAGGCCAGCGTCGTATAAGGCCCGCCGTTCACTTCACTTCTCTGTACTTTGTAAGAAGCTGCCTTCGGGACGGACGACCAGGCGAGTTCAACCCCTTTACGGGCCGCTTCGGCACTGAGCAGCGTTGGAGCCTGCAGAGGAGCTGCCGGAGATACGCCTTCAAGCAGTACCGGCTGGCCCAATCCGCCGACATTACCTGCTGTCAGCTTATAGTAGTACTTCGTCTGGGCATTCAAGCCCATATCGAGGTAAGAAACAGCTGCGATCTTCGGCTTGCCGTTCACCAGCAGGGAGACGAACGGTCCCGCCGGGGTCGTGCTTCGCTCCAGTGTGTAGTAAGTGGCGCCCTCCACAGGGTTCCAGACCATGGTGAGCTGGCCGTCTCTTACGACGGCATGCAGTCCGGTCACCGGTGCGGATGGCGGCGGTACGTCGTTCGGGTAGGCTTCCGCCGTATTGGACGGATCGCTTTCTCCGCTGGTGTTGACGGCCGTCACTTTATAGTAAAAATACGAGTTGTTGATCAGGCCCCCAGTCGTATCCGAATAGCTGTTCGAAGGCACGCCCGCGGCCACCAAGGTATAAGGGCCCTCCTTCGATGTGCTGCGGTAGACGTTATACCCGTCTGCACCGCCCGCCGCATTCCAGTTCAGCTCGACCCGCAGATTCGCACCTTCGGCTGTCAGGCTTTGCGGCGTCGTCACTTCCTGCGTATAGGCGATCACATCGTCCACGTACGCATGGCCCGTAGAGGAGCCGGCCATCCGGAAGTTCACCGAGGCGATATCGGTTACCGGCGTCGAGAAGGCGACATTGCCGTAGTACTCGCCGTTCACGAAGAGATCCGCGGTATTCGCGCTGACATCGGCGACATACTTCACCGTATACCAGGTGTTATTGGAGATGGCAATGGGCGAAGAGTTAATGTTAAAGGAAACGGCGATCTTCTTATTGCTGTCGAGCAGCTCCAGCACGTAGGAATCCCCTACCCGTGCCGTTTGCATGAACCGCAGCTGCGCAGTGATGCCCTTCTTGCTGTCCGCGGTTACCGGAGCGAAGGCCTTGTTGAAGCCGCCTCTTCCCGCTCCGTCATTGATCCACAGCACATTCGTAGCGTTGTCTATCACGGCTGCTGAAGTGTTGCCGTAGCTGTTGGCCAGATGGCTGTTGTTGATGACGCTTGTATTGTTGGTGCTCGAGAAGGCGCTGATCACCCCGCTGCCATATGGCGTCGTGTATCCTGACGGAAGGGCTCCGAGCGGGCTGTTCTCGAACGAATCGTTGATGAGGAAGCTGCCCGGCTTGCCCGCGGTTTCCGCAGAATCCGGACCTGCCCCCGCAGCATTCACCGCGTGAACCACGTAGTAATAAGTCGTGCCGTTGGTCAGTCCCGTGTCCGTGTAGCTTGTGCCGGTCACACCTGAGGCGACGGACGAGTAAGGGCCGCCTGAGGTGGCGCTTCGCTTTACTTCATAAGCCGTCGCTCCCGGCACGCCGGTCCAGCTCAGTGTCACTTGGCCATCGCCAGGTGCTGACGTCACGTTCGCCGGTGCTGCCGGCAGGCCTTGTCCGAACGGAGCTGCCTGCACTTCCGCGGATGGACTGCTCTCGCCAGAAGCATTCCCTGCCGTTACGACATAATAGTATGTCGTGTTGTTGGTTACGCTGCTGTCGGTATAGCTCGCACTCGCGGCACCCGCATCTGATTGCAGCTGTGCAATCGTGCTGTATCCGCCGCCGGAGGTCTCGCTGCGCTTGACGCTGTAATACGTGGCGTCGGTCACAGTGCCCCAGGTCAGCTGCACCTGCGCGTTACCGCTCTCCGCCTTCAAGCCGCTTGGTGCGGCCGGAATGGCTGCACTTACAGGCAGTGCCGGCGTCAGGGCCGACACATCCGTTGTCGGCGAGTTCGTGTAAGCGTTAAGCAGCGTGACGCTGTCAAATTGAGCTGTGCTTCCCGCCTTGGCAGAGGCCAGTCCCACATACGTAGTCGCTTTGACATCGGTAATCGTCTTGCCGTTGATCTGCGTCCATGTGATGGTGGTTCCGGATACCGTCCCCAGGTCGAAATAAAACCCTCCGCCCTGCTTCCGGACTCTCATGTATTTGGGTGCGCTTTCAAAGTCATAAAGAACGTTGGTATTCGAGGCATCCTTATATCCCGAGTTGCTTGGTGCTTTAGCCGGATCGGAGGTTAATCTCGAGGAAACATAAGGCTGATATTGGCTTCCCGTACCGTAATAATTCCCGAAGAAAAAGGAGCTTCCCTTCTCCAGGCCGGTCCGTGCCATGATCCCTGCCATCGCTCCGGAGACATAGGGGTACGAAGTCAGCTTGGCCATCAGCGTAAAATCACCGGTGACCGGCGTATACGCGTATTGGAACTGCTCCTCCACCTGATTCGGAACCCCCGTTCCGGTCGAATCGGTTATGGTGAAAATCCCAGCCGAAGCATCATACGTGCTGGTTCCATTGGACCCGTTAAAGCCGATGCTGCTCCAGCCGGTTGGAAAACTGGCCGCTTCGGTCTGCCCTGTGCCCGCCCACGGTACGTAGGTCAACAGCAGGAGCAGACAAAGCAAAATGCGAGAGGTTTTTCTCATCTGGTCTCTGTCCTCCATTCATGTGCTTTCCCTGCTAATTATGTGGCCTGCCTGGCGTTACCGCTATAATCATCTCTTTTGATTCGACTCCAATTTGGATTATGGGACTATGGGGAGAAAAAGCACCGGAATTACAGTCGTATGCTGAAATCAACTTTAGAAGTCAAATTTTTAAAATAAACGTTTCAAAGACAAATAAAATAAAAAAAGACACCGGAAACCCGGCGCCTGGACTGGCTCTATTTAATGGCTATGTAAATCTGCACTTCCATATGATCGGGGTTCCCGTTTACGGAATCGTAAAGCTCATAATCTCCGGTATAGGCTCTTTGTTCCGGTGATTCTTTATAATAGGCCCAGATCTCCCCCCAAGCTTCGGGCACTACTTCAAACACGGGTCCCCTTCTCGACGTGAATACTCTGTACTTCCCTGCCGGAATAACCGCATACTCATAACTCGGACCAGCCTGAGCTGCTTCGCCTCCGGTTTCATGACCGATTAGAGTCGTGTACGCTCCATTCACATCGCTCTCATAATCCGTGTACAAGGCGTAGATCCGATGGGGGTTGGTGACGCCCGGATTAGATGCCATACCGCTCTTAAAAAAGGCTTCCCAAAGCCCCGGCAGACGTCCGTTCGGTCCTGCCTCCTCCGCATTGGTTGTTCGGGTGCTTACCCCAATCAATTGGATTTCCGGCTGTTCCGTCGTATATGTATTCATGGGTCATCCTCTTTTCCTGAATTTGAACCTATTATATCGGGGAAAAGTGGACACCTATATGTCCAGATTCGCGTACTGCTCCATAATGTTTTGGGCCCTCCGCTTGATCTCGACAGCCGCATACACGGGCTGCTCTACCTTGACCCCATCGCCATAGCTTAGAAGATTACCATAGAACCATTCATCCACTATGAGTTTGCCCTTTACCTGCACCCTGCCATCCTCCAGAATCGTGATGAAGTCCGGAGGATACGTATCTTCCACCCGGTAGCGCACCTTTGAATGGAAAATAAGGACCATCTCCTGCTCCTTGTCTTTGGACCACTCCGAATCCCACGCATATCGATCTACCGGTGGAGCCTCACGAAGTACGAAGGGTTCCGTCAATAACCGCAGCTCCTGGATCCGGGAAATCCGAAATACACGAAACTCCTTTTTGGACGTACAGAACGCCTGTACATACCATAAGTACCCTTTCAATATCAGATTGTACGGCTCAATGACCCTCTCGCTCTCCGACCCGTCTCTGTTGGCATACTGAATGCTTACCCGGAGGGAGTTCTCAATAGCCTGCCTTAGCTTATTAATTTTGTCCCGCGCGGCGGCACTCTGGCCCCAAGGGTTAAAATCAAAAACCATCCCCGTTCCTCTGGATGCTCCGTCTATTCGATCCGATTTGCGAAGCAGGGTCTTCACCTTCTCGAGCAGCTGCTCCAGCATTCCGTCATCTACCGCAGAGGTAACCCCCTTGACGGCAGCGATCAGAGCAGCGATCTCTTTCAGGGAGAGGAATTGGCGGTTGATCGTGTACTGCTCCATGATCTCAAACCCGCCCGATGTCCCCTGGTGTGCGGCAATGGGAATGCCCGACTGGCATAAGGTGTCGATATCCCGATAGATCGTCTTCGTTGAAACCTCAAAGCGATCCGCCAGCTCCTTAGCGCTGATTCGTTCGCGATTGAGCAATAGAACCGTTATCGCTAACAAGCGATCTATTTTCATGTGTTCTCTCCCGATTCTCTCTAGTGGACAGCGCTGGACTGCTATAGGAGTATTTTACATGACAAGCCGGTCTCCCGCATCGCCCAGCATCGCAGCCGCGATCTTCAGAAAGTCCTCCCGCCCGATCTCCACATGGCCAAAGCGGAAAGTATACCCCCAGTTTCGCTTCCCTTGGGTAAAGCTGAGTTCATCCAGCAGGCTGGAGATCTTGACTTCTCTGCATGGAAGATACCTTATATTCCGGCGAAACGGCACGAACGAGTCTGTCATACGATATTCGTAGACCCTATCGTCTGCAACCTGTCCAATCGCCGTGAAGGCCTGAAGGGATTCCCCCTTCGCCATATCCGTCCGTGGAGAGTAATAGATGAGCCAATCACCGGCACGCATCCGCCGCAAGGGCCCTGCCTTGCCGTGGCACAGCTGGGCGAAGCCCCCCTCTACCCCACGCCGCACATGGGAAGCCGATACAACTCCAATCCAATAGCGGCTTTGTCCGTTCATGGCTTCTGGTAGCATTGTTTAAGTCCCTTCCTTCTGGATATTCCGTTCTCTAACTGGAATATACAAAAAGACTCCTGACAGCCTTATGTCAGGAGCTTACTCTCTACACTATAAATTTAAAGCAAATAGGGCTCGTCTTTGTCCAGCTTACTTTCCAGCATGGGGTCGCCGTCTGCGGCGGCCGCCGCCGGATTTGCCGCTGTGTCCGCGAGCACCGTCCTTGG containing:
- a CDS encoding glycosyltransferase, translating into MKANPRYSRSGQGVSVITCTNRASYIVNLFRNYLRQRHPKKELIIVVNHDRIPLSAYRKLAGRLRNIRIYRVPQHRSLGACLNYAVKKAQYRYIAKLDDDDYYAPYYLTDSLRAMTRTKADIVGKRAHYMYLRGSKTLILRFAQDEHRPVTRLPGATLFFKRDVWKRVPFPNRSIGEDDLFCVRSRKKGFKVYSAGKYNFVAVRRKNSANHTWIISDRTLLTHHRRVPHVRNYKRFVQRKPKAFRP
- a CDS encoding TetR/AcrR family transcriptional regulator is translated as MRKGQMTKEHIIRESAVLFNTKGYTGASLSDIMERCGMRKGGIYNHFENKDEIALAAFDYSFGQIQGLLSEALGSAATSKEKLLAIGQVYIDLIERSSLEGGCPLLNTAVESDDAHPLLKERARQAMTVFIRKLSSILIEGMENEEFNKELSPEEVSSYMIAVIEGGLMLSKLFDDSKYIRSCVRQLTQFIEDQVLSNPVTKS
- a CDS encoding helix-turn-helix transcriptional regulator, with amino-acid sequence MKIDRLLAITVLLLNRERISAKELADRFEVSTKTIYRDIDTLCQSGIPIAAHQGTSGGFEIMEQYTINRQFLSLKEIAALIAAVKGVTSAVDDGMLEQLLEKVKTLLRKSDRIDGASRGTGMVFDFNPWGQSAAARDKINKLRQAIENSLRVSIQYANRDGSESERVIEPYNLILKGYLWYVQAFCTSKKEFRVFRISRIQELRLLTEPFVLREAPPVDRYAWDSEWSKDKEQEMVLIFHSKVRYRVEDTYPPDFITILEDGRVQVKGKLIVDEWFYGNLLSYGDGVKVEQPVYAAVEIKRRAQNIMEQYANLDI
- a CDS encoding EVE domain-containing protein, with translation MLPEAMNGQSRYWIGVVSASHVRRGVEGGFAQLCHGKAGPLRRMRAGDWLIYYSPRTDMAKGESLQAFTAIGQVADDRVYEYRMTDSFVPFRRNIRYLPCREVKISSLLDELSFTQGKRNWGYTFRFGHVEIGREDFLKIAAAMLGDAGDRLVM
- a CDS encoding MBL fold metallo-hydrolase; translation: MPLTIQHIRNATSLITLNGKVILVDPMLSAAGELPPVPFTRSLRRNPITPLPVPLSAFEKIDAILLTHVHFDHFDQTAKNVLPKDIPLFCQPADRKQAESCGFRSVHPIEDAQEWCGINFKRIRGQHAKGIVSKLLGPVSGFILSTPGEGSLYIVGDCILTEEIRRTVEQYRPDVCLVNAPRAQMLLGSIITMTPQDIVKILELSPASRIVAVHMEAISHCTLTRKDLSRYLEAHHAAESVMIPEDGEFLYF
- a CDS encoding pectinesterase family protein, which produces MRKTSRILLCLLLLLTYVPWAGTGQTEAASFPTGWSSIGFNGSNGTSTYDASAGIFTITDSTGTGVPNQVEEQFQYAYTPVTGDFTLMAKLTSYPYVSGAMAGIMARTGLEKGSSFFFGNYYGTGSQYQPYVSSRLTSDPAKAPSNSGYKDASNTNVLYDFESAPKYMRVRKQGGGFYFDLGTVSGTTITWTQINGKTITDVKATTYVGLASAKAGSTAQFDSVTLLNAYTNSPTTDVSALTPALPVSAAIPAAPSGLKAESGNAQVQLTWGTVTDATYYSVKRSETSGGGYSTIAQLQSDAGAASASYTDSSVTNNTTYYYVVTAGNASGESSPSAEVQAAPFGQGLPAAPANVTSAPGDGQVTLSWTGVPGATAYEVKRSATSGGPYSSVASGVTGTSYTDTGLTNGTTYYYVVHAVNAAGAGPDSAETAGKPGSFLINDSFENSPLGALPSGYTTPYGSGVISAFSSTNNTSVINNSHLANSYGNTSAAVIDNATNVLWINDGAGRGGFNKAFAPVTADSKKGITAQLRFMQTARVGDSYVLELLDSNKKIAVSFNINSSPIAISNNTWYTVKYVADVSANTADLFVNGEYYGNVAFSTPVTDIASVNFRMAGSSTGHAYVDDVIAYTQEVTTPQSLTAEGANLRVELNWNAAGGADGYNVYRSTSKEGPYTLVAAGVPSNSYSDTTGGLINNSYFYYKVTAVNTSGESDPSNTAEAYPNDVPPPSAPVTGLHAVVRDGQLTMVWNPVEGATYYTLERSTTPAGPFVSLLVNGKPKIAAVSYLDMGLNAQTKYYYKLTAGNVGGLGQPVLLEGVSPAAPLQAPTLLSAEAARKGVELAWSSVPKAASYKVQRSEVNGGPYTTLASVTEKSYTDATAEAGRTYFYVVTAANDLQESRISNQLRVKHAALISGAPSKPAGLRAAANDGEVTLSWNPVAGAKTYNVKRADSPNGTYTTIAVTSTAAYQDKAVTNGTTYYYTVSAAKAKGEGPESDVIAALPAKVLTVDKQAAADGATVFNTIQSAVDAIPADNSVRTVISIAPGTYTEKLKVTRPYVSLVGAGMDVTTIVYGDYAGTSATTGKPGHTGNTFLSQTVEVNADYFTAANLTIENSSGPRSQVAQAVALSLKSDMAVFESVRLKGYQDTLYNGLNAKGQGRQYFHNSIIEGDVDFIFGEAPAVVMDNVKMVLVSHTGGGGHITAGAQKNVTDKGYLFLHSQVIDDASAQGAYDLGRPWKDYARVSFVNTLIDSKKFLPGGWVAACAGTCKTSYFSEYNSYGPGANASARTMATQLTGLEASVTIPSMFDGWDPSTPVYMPKVQYGPAISAAYASFDKSKANDLYVTVRNGSGYTLTSVKNGETVLDESAYKATGSGYVIRKSYLSGLPEGTAVLTFQYEGISVPLRISVVNTGSTEIGREVLAANDGWASYTTGTTGGSAANADNIFVVSNRSELVKAAAGNTPKIIYVQGTIDMNVDDNNNPVGREFYEDPAYDFEAYLKTYDPAVWGKNTPTGPLEDARAKSQANQGSRIKVTVGSNTTIVGLPGSNAKILGGSLNLDKVDNVIIRNIQFENTFDHFPQWDPTDGESGNWNSAYDSISVKGSTHVWIDHNVFSDAGGLDDPSHTYFGRKYQQHDGTVDITNASDLVTVSYNHFHDHDKTSLIGGSDEAAGDAGRLRVTLHHNYFQNTGQRVPRVRYGQVHVYNNYYEGSFQHPNNPYVYSLGVGYQSQIYAENNYFVNDAGTQPAALIQVSKGTQFTDVGSMLNGTAVEIAKSYGGLQAVSWKPTLVTSVDETKKVPAIVKARAGVLQSEASAE
- a CDS encoding GyrI-like domain-containing protein → MNTYTTEQPEIQLIGVSTRTTNAEEAGPNGRLPGLWEAFFKSGMASNPGVTNPHRIYALYTDYESDVNGAYTTLIGHETGGEAAQAGPSYEYAVIPAGKYRVFTSRRGPVFEVVPEAWGEIWAYYKESPEQRAYTGDYELYDSVNGNPDHMEVQIYIAIK